In one Novosphingopyxis iocasae genomic region, the following are encoded:
- a CDS encoding copper resistance protein B — MKIRIVSLLASVAAGSVLASPAAAQHAGHSPAEPQQSAEAQADAKTKCEEEAERHRAMGHPVADGACEPAAQPEAAMDRSKMDHSTMDHGSMTAQDGHSGMTMPMDAARPQASPESQEGMDHGSMPQGKPAEGAMDHSQMNHGEMGQAEAASSSMDHGQMDHSQMNHGQTPSQDMQGMDHSAMQMGSDADIPLLPPPSEAGSGPARAAVAIWGEEAMNEARRELVRETDGGMRFWFQGDRFEYQAREGSDGYFWEVQGYYGGDIDKFWFRSEGEGVFGNKVEKAEVQGLWSRAIAPFFDFQAGIRQDLTGPERTYAVVGFQGLAPYKFEVTGAAFVSNTGDLTARLEGELDQRITQRLILQPRAEINLAAQDVPELGIGAGIDRFETGIRLRYEFAREFAPYVGISQGWRIGRSADFARAAGEDPSVTNYVVGVRFWF; from the coding sequence ATGAAAATTCGTATTGTCAGCCTGCTCGCATCGGTCGCAGCCGGCTCAGTTCTCGCCTCCCCCGCGGCGGCGCAGCATGCCGGTCATTCGCCGGCGGAGCCGCAGCAAAGCGCCGAGGCGCAGGCTGACGCGAAGACGAAGTGCGAGGAAGAAGCCGAGCGCCATCGCGCGATGGGGCATCCGGTTGCAGATGGAGCATGCGAACCGGCTGCTCAACCTGAAGCCGCCATGGACCGCTCCAAGATGGATCATTCAACCATGGATCATGGTTCGATGACCGCTCAGGACGGTCATTCTGGCATGACAATGCCGATGGACGCTGCCCGTCCACAGGCATCGCCCGAAAGTCAGGAAGGAATGGATCACGGCTCGATGCCGCAGGGCAAGCCCGCCGAAGGCGCGATGGATCATTCGCAGATGAATCACGGCGAGATGGGACAGGCGGAAGCCGCCAGTTCGTCGATGGACCATGGGCAGATGGATCACAGCCAGATGAACCATGGGCAGACGCCTTCGCAGGACATGCAGGGCATGGACCATTCGGCGATGCAGATGGGCTCCGATGCCGATATCCCGCTGTTGCCGCCTCCTTCAGAAGCAGGGAGCGGCCCAGCGCGCGCGGCGGTCGCCATCTGGGGCGAGGAAGCCATGAACGAAGCACGCCGCGAGCTTGTCCGCGAAACCGACGGAGGAATGCGCTTCTGGTTTCAGGGCGACCGGTTCGAATATCAGGCACGTGAAGGCTCGGATGGTTATTTCTGGGAAGTCCAGGGCTATTATGGCGGCGATATCGACAAGTTCTGGTTCCGCTCCGAGGGGGAGGGTGTTTTCGGCAACAAAGTGGAGAAAGCCGAAGTTCAAGGGCTGTGGAGCCGTGCCATCGCACCCTTCTTCGATTTCCAGGCAGGTATCCGGCAGGACCTTACAGGACCGGAGCGGACCTATGCGGTGGTCGGCTTCCAGGGGCTTGCTCCCTACAAATTCGAGGTGACCGGAGCGGCCTTTGTTTCGAACACCGGCGACTTGACCGCGCGGCTCGAAGGCGAACTCGATCAGAGGATCACGCAGCGCCTGATCCTGCAGCCGCGTGCAGAGATCAATCTCGCGGCGCAGGACGTGCCCGAACTGGGCATCGGTGCCGGAATCGACCGGTTCGAAACCGGAATTCGCCTGCGCTATGAATTTGCACGTGAGTTTGCGCCCTATGTCGGCATATCGCAGGGATGGCGTATCGGCAGAAGCGCTGATTTTGCGCGGGCCGCCGGAGAGGATCCGAGCGTCACCAATTATGTCGTCGGTGTGCGATTCTGGTTCTGA
- a CDS encoding PepSY domain-containing protein produces the protein MATPSLKLRLHVLGSKIHKWLAIFVGVQVLLWMGTGALMSFLDLEEVRSEHVVSREREALPADAPLPAWVANDGTLAAVTTRSLDGDAVTEVRKVDGSVSLHDPVTGRKLSPISAATARSIALRAWTGPRTTIEGARIVYEPVGTEFRGPFPAWQVTYADEASTRIYIDAASGTLGAARSDKWRMFDFIWGLHIMDWTERDRINSWWLLLFGIGGTIIALSGFVLLANRMPRLRRRAKKSKLA, from the coding sequence TTGGCAACGCCGTCGCTGAAGCTGCGCCTGCATGTGCTCGGCAGCAAGATCCACAAATGGCTGGCGATTTTCGTCGGTGTCCAGGTTCTCTTGTGGATGGGAACCGGCGCCCTCATGTCGTTTCTCGACCTGGAAGAAGTTCGCTCCGAACATGTCGTTTCGCGTGAACGAGAGGCGCTGCCCGCCGATGCCCCGCTCCCGGCCTGGGTCGCAAACGACGGTACTCTTGCAGCGGTAACGACACGTTCGCTCGACGGCGATGCCGTGACCGAGGTCCGCAAGGTCGACGGTAGCGTGAGCCTCCACGATCCGGTAACAGGACGCAAACTCTCCCCCATCTCGGCTGCGACGGCAAGATCCATCGCCTTGCGCGCATGGACCGGACCGCGCACGACGATCGAAGGCGCACGGATAGTTTACGAACCGGTAGGGACCGAGTTTCGCGGACCTTTTCCGGCCTGGCAGGTCACCTATGCCGACGAGGCTTCCACGCGCATATACATCGATGCCGCCAGCGGCACGCTCGGGGCGGCGCGCAGCGATAAATGGCGCATGTTCGATTTCATCTGGGGCCTGCACATCATGGACTGGACCGAGCGTGATCGCATCAACAGTTGGTGGCTTCTGCTGTTCGGCATTGGCGGCACGATCATAGCCCTGTCGGGTTTCGTCCTGCTGGCGAACCGTATGCCGAGGCTGCGGCGCCGCGCAAAGAAGAGCAAGCTCGCCTGA
- a CDS encoding DUF2231 domain-containing protein, which yields MKAPSFLALLAASLLFVGPVQAHGDEKHGEEASAAPAATNGDVHDQAAMAQMGETADAGESSGAHDEAGGGHDEAGGHANEGEAGVMAVLKKLHPATIHFPIALFLMAAATELFVMRRKGAGLESAVRVLVYGGAIGAVVAVLFGWIHTGLWFGGDTVMQVHRWNGMLIAVLGIAMAYLASRPSQSRAWLRASIFSMAALVLIQGFLGGELAHGPNHLGISWL from the coding sequence ATGAAAGCCCCCTCATTTCTGGCGCTGCTCGCCGCAAGCCTGCTCTTCGTCGGACCCGTTCAGGCTCATGGCGACGAAAAGCACGGCGAAGAGGCGAGCGCCGCGCCTGCTGCCACCAATGGCGATGTGCACGACCAGGCGGCCATGGCGCAGATGGGCGAGACTGCGGATGCTGGCGAGTCCTCCGGCGCGCACGATGAAGCGGGCGGAGGTCATGACGAGGCCGGTGGCCATGCGAATGAGGGCGAAGCCGGCGTCATGGCCGTACTGAAGAAGCTGCATCCGGCAACGATCCATTTCCCGATCGCCTTGTTTCTCATGGCTGCGGCCACCGAATTGTTCGTGATGCGCCGGAAAGGAGCGGGCCTGGAAAGTGCGGTACGCGTGCTTGTCTACGGCGGAGCCATCGGCGCGGTGGTCGCAGTCCTGTTCGGATGGATTCACACCGGCCTGTGGTTCGGCGGCGACACCGTCATGCAGGTGCATCGATGGAACGGTATGCTGATCGCCGTTCTCGGTATTGCGATGGCCTATCTCGCGAGCAGGCCGAGCCAGAGCCGCGCATGGTTGCGCGCGTCGATATTCTCCATGGCGGCGCTCGTTCTCATCCAGGGCTTCCTTGGCGGCGAGCTCGCGCATGGGCCGAACCACCTCGGTATTTCCTGGCTCTGA
- a CDS encoding APC family permease: protein MGTGVMIGAGIFALTGQIAELAGPLFPLSFIVGALVTSLAAYSYIKMSNRWPSSGGIAMILQKAYGPGVVAASASLLMALSMVINESLVARTFATYALRPFGLESSGILVSVAALALIVFAYFVNAAGNKSVSGFSLIMSAIKIGGIALFAIAAIWATGFSGGAFAEPVALSGLDALLASVAFSILAFKGFTTITNSGGEIIDPHRNVGRTIIISIAVCVVVYLLVAVAVGASLSTSEIAEARDYSLAAAARPALGELGFYFTVAIAIAATTSGVIASVFAVSRMLTMLTEMKMIPHSHFGMSGPIRSHMLVYTVVIAGTLAVLFDLSRIASLGAFFYLVMDMLVHWGVLRGLREEIGARAWVLWSALVADSVVLTAFAFAKLKTDPAVVAYAVAGIAAVFIAEWFYLSRRSQAMDSASERPAEERR from the coding sequence ATGGGGACCGGCGTCATGATTGGCGCAGGTATCTTCGCACTGACCGGCCAGATTGCCGAACTGGCTGGACCGTTATTTCCGCTTTCTTTCATAGTCGGCGCGCTGGTTACCTCGCTTGCCGCCTACAGCTACATCAAGATGTCGAACCGCTGGCCCTCCTCTGGCGGCATCGCGATGATCCTTCAGAAGGCTTACGGACCGGGCGTCGTTGCAGCATCGGCATCGCTCCTGATGGCGCTGTCGATGGTCATCAACGAAAGCCTGGTCGCTCGGACCTTCGCGACCTATGCCTTGCGGCCCTTTGGGCTCGAAAGCAGCGGCATTCTGGTCTCCGTCGCGGCACTGGCCCTCATCGTTTTCGCCTATTTCGTGAATGCTGCCGGCAACAAATCGGTCAGCGGGTTTTCGCTCATTATGTCGGCAATCAAGATCGGCGGCATCGCCCTGTTCGCAATTGCGGCGATCTGGGCCACCGGATTTTCAGGCGGTGCCTTCGCAGAGCCGGTCGCGCTTTCGGGCCTCGACGCGTTGCTCGCTTCGGTCGCTTTCTCGATCCTCGCTTTCAAGGGTTTCACCACCATCACCAACAGCGGCGGCGAAATCATCGATCCGCATCGGAATGTCGGCAGAACCATTATCATTTCGATCGCAGTATGCGTGGTCGTCTACCTTCTCGTCGCGGTGGCGGTCGGCGCCAGCCTCAGCACTTCAGAAATAGCCGAGGCGCGCGATTACTCTCTTGCGGCAGCTGCGCGCCCCGCGCTCGGAGAGCTTGGCTTCTATTTCACAGTCGCAATCGCGATCGCAGCCACGACCTCGGGTGTCATCGCCAGTGTTTTCGCCGTTTCGCGAATGCTGACGATGCTGACCGAGATGAAGATGATCCCGCATAGCCATTTCGGCATGAGCGGACCGATCCGCAGTCACATGCTGGTCTATACCGTAGTGATTGCCGGCACGCTCGCGGTCCTGTTCGATCTGTCGCGGATCGCTTCGCTCGGAGCATTTTTCTATCTCGTAATGGACATGCTTGTGCATTGGGGCGTGCTGCGCGGTTTGCGGGAAGAGATCGGTGCGCGTGCCTGGGTGCTATGGTCGGCACTCGTGGCGGACAGCGTAGTCCTGACAGCTTTTGCCTTCGCCAAGCTCAAAACCGACCCTGCGGTCGTCGCCTATGCGGTCGCAGGCATTGCCGCCGTTTTCATCGCCGAATGGTTCTATTTGTCCAGGCGTTCGCAAGCGATGGACTCCGCTTCAGAAAGACCGGCGGAAGAGAGGCGATGA
- a CDS encoding DUF411 domain-containing protein: MNLKKPSLLRRSISGAALLVLAACSNVAQAATFTMFRDPGCGCCLNWAGHVEDGMNTKVASVDSNDMAAIKTARGVPQELWSCHTMEVDGYIIEGHVPAEAVAKLLRERPAGVAGLAVPGMPLGSPGMEAGNRIQPYDVIAFGPTGQSVFASFP; this comes from the coding sequence ATGAATTTGAAAAAGCCTTCGCTGCTCCGGCGATCGATTAGCGGCGCGGCCTTGCTCGTGCTGGCAGCCTGTTCGAACGTGGCTCAGGCAGCGACCTTTACGATGTTCCGGGATCCAGGATGTGGGTGCTGTCTCAACTGGGCAGGCCATGTCGAAGACGGGATGAACACGAAGGTGGCATCGGTCGACAGCAACGACATGGCGGCGATCAAGACCGCGCGGGGCGTACCCCAAGAGTTATGGTCATGCCATACGATGGAGGTCGATGGATACATCATCGAAGGTCACGTGCCTGCAGAAGCCGTCGCCAAGCTTTTGCGCGAACGGCCCGCCGGCGTTGCCGGCCTCGCGGTTCCGGGAATGCCTCTGGGATCGCCCGGCATGGAGGCCGGAAACCGGATCCAGCCTTACGACGTCATCGCCTTTGGCCCAACCGGACAGAGCGTCTTCGCGTCCTTTCCGTAA
- a CDS encoding RNA polymerase sigma factor, which yields MLSSPSQAEDVVQDSLASVWLTRHRLDPDKPIGPYLTTVVLNRCRDRLRRRKVAGFFGLSGDDELHSIADDLPGPEALAVSREELNLVQAEIARMPVRLREALVLVTIEGRSQAEAADLLGTTEKAIETRVYRARNRLKERFEKL from the coding sequence ATGCTTTCCTCTCCTTCTCAGGCCGAGGACGTTGTTCAGGACAGCCTCGCTTCGGTGTGGCTGACGCGCCATCGGCTTGATCCGGACAAGCCGATCGGACCCTATCTGACAACCGTCGTCCTCAACCGCTGCCGGGACCGTTTGCGCAGGCGCAAGGTCGCGGGCTTTTTCGGACTGTCGGGTGATGACGAACTCCATTCCATCGCCGACGATTTGCCGGGTCCTGAAGCGTTGGCCGTTTCCAGGGAAGAGCTCAATCTCGTTCAGGCCGAGATCGCGCGAATGCCTGTAAGGCTGCGCGAAGCGCTTGTGCTCGTGACCATCGAGGGGCGTAGCCAGGCCGAGGCGGCCGATCTTCTCGGAACGACCGAAAAGGCGATCGAAACCCGCGTATATCGCGCGCGCAACAGGCTGAAGGAGCGCTTCGAAAAACTTTGA
- a CDS encoding potassium channel family protein: protein MIWALLLGFALFAISLYFHMLMLRGAKAVSPPGKDPRHFRLLAGSSLVLLSHLVIAGIFAGGMYLASVWGLGGLEKDVINSWMDYYYFALITISTVGLGDILPAGHMRAISGIAALTGFLMISCTAQYVYQTMSEKEN from the coding sequence ATGATTTGGGCACTGCTTCTCGGTTTCGCGCTGTTCGCGATCTCTCTCTACTTCCACATGTTGATGCTGCGCGGGGCGAAAGCCGTTTCTCCGCCAGGCAAGGACCCACGCCATTTCCGGCTGCTTGCAGGCTCCAGCCTCGTTCTTCTCAGCCATCTGGTCATCGCCGGCATATTCGCGGGCGGAATGTATCTCGCTTCCGTCTGGGGCCTTGGCGGGCTCGAGAAGGACGTCATCAACAGCTGGATGGATTATTACTACTTCGCGCTGATCACGATCTCGACGGTCGGTCTCGGCGATATTCTGCCCGCCGGGCACATGCGCGCCATTTCCGGCATCGCCGCCCTTACCGGGTTCCTGATGATCAGTTGCACCGCCCAATATGTCTATCAAACCATGAGCGAAAAGGAGAATTGA
- a CDS encoding glutaredoxin family protein: MVMPDHVCPYGLKTVDLLKREGFEVDDHHLKTREETDAFKEQHGVETTPQTFIGGKRIGGYDDVREHVGKKRTQAGDDETSYQPVIAIFGVAFLLGLAISWYVFDTIFTVEAVEWFVSLSMALLAIQKLQDVRSFSTMFLNYDLLARRWVRYGFLYPFGEGLAGILMVAHALPIVSVPVSLFIGTVGAVSVFKAVYIDKRELKCACVGGSSNVPLGFVSLTENLFMIGMGLWMGAKALGWVSL; the protein is encoded by the coding sequence ATGGTCATGCCGGACCACGTTTGTCCGTATGGATTGAAAACGGTCGATTTGCTCAAACGCGAAGGTTTCGAGGTGGACGACCACCATTTGAAAACGCGCGAGGAGACCGATGCGTTCAAAGAGCAGCATGGGGTAGAAACCACCCCCCAAACCTTCATCGGCGGGAAGCGCATCGGAGGTTACGACGATGTCCGTGAGCATGTCGGCAAGAAAAGAACGCAAGCCGGTGATGACGAGACCAGCTACCAGCCCGTCATTGCCATTTTCGGCGTCGCTTTCCTCCTGGGTCTGGCAATTAGCTGGTACGTTTTCGACACGATTTTCACGGTGGAAGCGGTCGAATGGTTTGTCAGCCTATCGATGGCCTTGCTCGCGATCCAGAAGTTGCAGGACGTGCGCAGCTTCTCGACCATGTTCCTCAACTACGATCTGCTGGCGCGACGCTGGGTACGATATGGATTTCTATATCCGTTCGGTGAGGGTTTGGCTGGAATATTAATGGTCGCGCACGCGCTTCCGATCGTCTCGGTTCCGGTATCGCTGTTCATAGGGACGGTCGGCGCGGTCAGCGTGTTCAAGGCGGTCTACATCGACAAGCGCGAGTTGAAATGCGCTTGCGTCGGCGGAAGCAGCAACGTGCCGCTCGGCTTCGTATCGTTGACCGAGAACCTGTTCATGATCGGTATGGGTCTTTGGATGGGTGCCAAGGCCCTGGGTTGGGTCTCGCTATGA
- a CDS encoding Spy/CpxP family protein refolding chaperone produces the protein MKTTHIVLAVLLAALAGCLGAIAADRWANHEAGSGLHDFVHDELTLTADQEQRLDALEARFAVERARLEGSARAANARLAQAMETEHEYGPEVSAAIDEVHARMGDLQKATVRHVFDMREILEPEQQRQFDRKVSDALTRDPRD, from the coding sequence TTGAAGACGACGCATATCGTTCTCGCGGTGCTTCTCGCAGCACTTGCAGGATGCCTCGGCGCGATTGCCGCGGACCGCTGGGCCAATCACGAGGCTGGCTCCGGCCTCCACGATTTCGTGCACGACGAACTCACCCTGACGGCCGACCAGGAGCAGCGTCTCGATGCGCTCGAGGCTCGTTTCGCTGTCGAAAGGGCACGGCTCGAAGGATCGGCGCGTGCAGCCAATGCCCGGCTCGCCCAGGCGATGGAAACCGAGCATGAGTACGGTCCCGAGGTCTCGGCCGCGATCGACGAGGTGCATGCACGCATGGGCGATCTGCAGAAAGCAACGGTGCGCCATGTCTTCGACATGCGCGAAATTCTCGAACCCGAGCAGCAACGCCAGTTCGACCGCAAGGTCTCCGACGCCTTGACCCGCGACCCTCGCGACTGA
- a CDS encoding DUF6692 family protein has product MNKIAILTLAALPLAACNTNTAVGNDREAQLDPPATAAPIESAASALANLSPGLMLPETMSDADLATLGAENTCQFRLTEVAFPSFVYDNSGGGAIKINGKLIPVTASASGEYANGELRIRTRLLDDEGDAGLQMQELIVAGPRMKDEFGFWGYTTCGNSEA; this is encoded by the coding sequence ATGAACAAGATCGCAATCCTGACGCTTGCAGCCCTCCCTCTGGCGGCCTGCAACACCAATACCGCGGTCGGCAATGATCGCGAAGCACAGCTCGATCCCCCGGCAACTGCGGCGCCGATAGAGAGTGCTGCGAGCGCTCTTGCCAACCTCAGCCCGGGCCTCATGCTGCCCGAGACCATGAGCGACGCGGACCTCGCCACGCTGGGAGCCGAGAACACGTGTCAGTTTCGCCTGACTGAGGTCGCGTTTCCGTCGTTCGTCTACGACAACAGCGGTGGCGGCGCGATCAAGATCAACGGCAAGCTGATCCCTGTCACAGCAAGCGCCTCGGGTGAGTATGCGAATGGTGAGCTTCGTATCCGCACGCGCCTTCTCGATGACGAAGGAGACGCGGGCCTGCAGATGCAGGAACTCATCGTCGCCGGACCTCGGATGAAGGACGAGTTCGGGTTCTGGGGGTACACGACCTGCGGCAACAGCGAGGCGTGA
- a CDS encoding YybH family protein, with the protein MTKTLTRIAATALVATLIPLPAFAQQMDHSSHANHQMHAMDASADDVAGAEETLKAYRTALEARDAQAMRALFAEDSAIFENGKAEGSFANYMEHHLGPELDAIVSFTFTDPTLTVTRMGHMAHAYETYGYRIELTDGRVIERDGVATSVLAHDADGWRIVQYHSSSRAPRN; encoded by the coding sequence ATGACCAAGACTTTGACACGCATCGCGGCGACTGCGCTTGTTGCCACGCTGATACCGCTGCCAGCCTTCGCGCAGCAGATGGACCACTCTTCCCATGCGAACCATCAGATGCACGCGATGGACGCTTCGGCGGACGATGTCGCGGGCGCTGAAGAAACCCTCAAGGCCTATCGCACCGCTCTTGAAGCGCGCGACGCGCAGGCAATGCGCGCGCTCTTTGCCGAGGACTCGGCCATCTTCGAGAATGGCAAGGCCGAAGGAAGTTTCGCGAATTACATGGAGCATCATCTCGGACCCGAGCTCGACGCGATCGTGAGCTTCACCTTTACCGACCCCACGCTGACCGTCACCCGGATGGGGCACATGGCCCATGCCTATGAGACGTATGGATATCGTATCGAACTTACCGATGGCCGGGTGATCGAGCGCGACGGCGTGGCGACATCGGTGCTTGCTCACGATGCGGACGGGTGGAGAATCGTCCAGTACCATTCCTCGTCGCGCGCGCCGCGCAACTGA
- a CDS encoding class I SAM-dependent methyltransferase: MNGNQLVSNITAPEDHGEFTPLLGKSFLTPLYDRAIGLFTREHLWRQRIVEELHLVPGDRVIDVGSGTGTLLKALMTDCPEAGLIGVEPDPDALALARRKFGAGADLVKWHNGFLESLKLPAGWQPNKIVSSLVLHQVPLRKKQTILETIESLLVPGGTVLISDYMKQDSPLMRSLFRATVQSLDGISDTQPSADGEVEKLFAEIFTEPCLLQRFPTATGTISLWRGYKKGIAQ, encoded by the coding sequence ATGAATGGAAACCAGCTCGTGAGCAATATCACCGCACCTGAAGATCACGGCGAATTTACGCCTCTTCTTGGCAAGAGCTTTCTGACGCCGCTTTACGACCGGGCGATCGGTCTGTTCACCCGCGAACATCTCTGGCGCCAAAGGATTGTCGAAGAGCTGCACCTTGTCCCCGGCGACCGGGTGATCGATGTTGGCAGCGGAACCGGCACTCTTCTCAAGGCCTTGATGACGGATTGTCCGGAAGCGGGTCTGATCGGTGTCGAACCCGACCCGGATGCGCTCGCGCTTGCGCGGCGCAAGTTTGGCGCGGGAGCCGATCTCGTGAAATGGCACAATGGCTTTCTCGAAAGCCTCAAGCTACCCGCAGGGTGGCAGCCGAACAAGATCGTCAGCAGCCTCGTCCTGCACCAGGTCCCCTTGCGCAAGAAGCAGACAATCCTGGAAACCATCGAAAGCTTGCTCGTGCCAGGCGGAACCGTGTTGATCTCCGATTATATGAAGCAGGATAGCCCACTCATGCGGAGCCTCTTCCGGGCGACCGTCCAGTCTCTTGACGGCATAAGCGACACGCAGCCCAGCGCCGACGGCGAAGTCGAAAAACTGTTCGCCGAAATCTTCACCGAGCCATGCCTGCTCCAACGGTTCCCGACGGCAACCGGGACGATCTCGCTATGGCGCGGATACAAGAAAGGAATTGCACAATGA
- a CDS encoding DUF305 domain-containing protein, which translates to MVSTSTVIMFFLMYANSFDMDDVFWSETRFWMMFVMGAMMMVVMLLFMWGMYKDRTKNFIILGVGAVVFALALWLVRSQTTVDDTEYMAAMIPHHSIAIMTSERASLKDPRVRELAQAIIVAQRREIAEMKYLIQDIEENGPRTEERLPEEMQQ; encoded by the coding sequence ATGGTATCGACCTCGACCGTGATCATGTTCTTCCTGATGTATGCCAACAGCTTCGACATGGACGACGTTTTCTGGAGCGAGACGCGCTTCTGGATGATGTTCGTCATGGGCGCGATGATGATGGTGGTCATGCTTCTCTTCATGTGGGGCATGTACAAGGACCGGACCAAGAACTTCATCATCTTGGGTGTCGGAGCCGTCGTCTTCGCGCTCGCGCTATGGCTCGTACGCAGCCAGACCACGGTGGACGATACCGAATACATGGCCGCGATGATCCCGCACCACTCGATCGCGATCATGACTAGCGAGAGGGCGAGCCTGAAGGATCCGCGGGTTCGCGAACTCGCGCAGGCCATCATCGTCGCGCAGCGGCGCGAGATCGCCGAGATGAAATATCTCATCCAGGACATCGAGGAAAACGGTCCGCGCACCGAAGAACGCCTGCCCGAGGAGATGCAGCAATGA
- a CDS encoding copper resistance system multicopper oxidase: MIAVNRRKFLGAGAGGMGLLGLAGAMPAWARGADILAGNARKGLDEISGPNIDLTVARSAFATGNRRGGAIAVNGTIPGPLLRLQEGTTVRLNVHNQLEEDTSIHWHGLLVPFQLDGVPGVSFPGVKPGETFTAEFPVRQSGTYWWHSHSGLQEQAGHYGAIVVDPAGPDPVQADREYIVVLSEFSEMSPHTIFDKLKKGEGYFNYNQNTWTDDYPLSGEDRRMWAKMRMMPTDILDVSSAAYTYLLNGHGPLDNLEYLFRPGERVRLRFINAGAMTFFNIRIPGLPMTIVQADGQNVEPVEVDEFQIGVAETYDVVVTPGAQQAYTLVAESMDRSGMGIATLASAPGARAAIPPLRDPPLLTMADMGMSGMDHGSSGDAGMSGMDHGSGGDMAGMDHGSSGQSEMAGMAGMSGMQMRDTSLLPPDVKVGPGLDMVSMNPVDRMGDPGIGLADVPHRTLDYRKLRALTPHREGRTPSRRMEIHLTGNMERYMWSFDGKKFSAVSDEPIRFAYNERVRVKLVNDTMMAHPIHLHGHFFELVNGAPADRQPLKHTVILQPGGSAQFDLTADEPGDWAFHCHLLYHMHAGMFQIVTVANPDGSEA; encoded by the coding sequence ATGATCGCCGTCAATCGACGCAAGTTTCTCGGAGCCGGAGCAGGAGGAATGGGTCTGCTCGGCCTTGCCGGGGCGATGCCTGCCTGGGCACGGGGCGCGGACATCCTCGCAGGTAACGCCCGCAAGGGGCTGGACGAGATATCCGGCCCCAATATCGACCTCACCGTTGCCCGATCGGCCTTCGCGACCGGCAACAGGCGCGGCGGCGCGATCGCCGTCAATGGCACGATCCCCGGTCCGCTGTTGCGATTGCAGGAAGGCACGACCGTCCGGCTCAATGTCCATAACCAGCTCGAGGAAGATACCTCGATCCACTGGCACGGTCTGCTCGTGCCGTTTCAGCTCGATGGAGTGCCTGGCGTGAGCTTTCCCGGCGTCAAACCGGGAGAGACCTTCACCGCCGAATTTCCGGTTCGCCAGTCGGGTACCTACTGGTGGCACTCGCATAGCGGCCTGCAGGAACAGGCCGGGCATTACGGCGCGATCGTGGTCGACCCCGCCGGACCCGATCCGGTCCAGGCCGACCGCGAATATATCGTGGTGCTGAGCGAATTCAGCGAAATGTCGCCCCACACGATTTTCGACAAGCTCAAGAAGGGCGAAGGCTACTTCAACTACAACCAGAACACCTGGACCGACGATTACCCGCTTTCGGGCGAGGATCGCCGGATGTGGGCGAAAATGCGCATGATGCCGACGGACATCCTCGACGTGTCGAGCGCGGCTTATACCTATCTTCTGAACGGCCATGGCCCGCTCGACAATCTGGAATACCTCTTCCGCCCGGGCGAACGCGTGCGGCTGCGCTTCATCAATGCCGGCGCCATGACCTTCTTCAATATTCGCATTCCCGGCCTGCCGATGACCATCGTTCAGGCGGACGGGCAGAACGTCGAGCCGGTGGAGGTCGACGAGTTCCAGATCGGTGTGGCCGAGACATACGACGTCGTCGTGACGCCGGGCGCGCAACAAGCCTACACGCTGGTCGCGGAGTCGATGGACCGCTCGGGCATGGGTATTGCCACACTCGCGAGCGCACCCGGCGCTCGCGCCGCCATTCCGCCGCTGCGCGATCCGCCGCTTCTGACCATGGCCGACATGGGCATGAGCGGCATGGACCACGGCTCGTCTGGCGATGCCGGCATGTCGGGCATGGACCACGGAAGTGGCGGCGACATGGCGGGGATGGATCATGGTTCGTCCGGCCAATCCGAGATGGCAGGCATGGCCGGCATGTCGGGCATGCAGATGCGCGACACCTCGCTTCTGCCGCCCGATGTGAAGGTCGGGCCCGGTCTCGACATGGTCTCGATGAACCCGGTCGATCGCATGGGCGATCCCGGCATCGGTCTCGCCGATGTGCCGCATCGTACGCTCGACTATCGCAAGCTGCGCGCTCTGACTCCACACCGCGAGGGCCGCACGCCGTCCCGGCGAATGGAAATTCATCTGACCGGCAATATGGAGCGCTACATGTGGTCGTTCGACGGCAAGAAGTTCTCCGCCGTCTCAGACGAGCCGATCCGTTTCGCCTATAACGAGCGCGTGCGCGTGAAGCTCGTCAACGACACGATGATGGCGCACCCCATTCACTTGCACGGTCATTTCTTCGAGCTGGTCAATGGCGCGCCGGCCGATCGTCAACCGCTCAAGCACACGGTAATCCTGCAGCCGGGTGGCAGCGCGCAGTTCGACCTGACGGCGGACGAGCCGGGCGACTGGGCCTTCCACTGTCACCTTCTCTACCACATGCATGCCGGGATGTTTCAGATCGTCACGGTCGCCAATCCCGACGGGAGCGAAGCATGA